The following proteins are co-located in the Accipiter gentilis chromosome 27, bAccGen1.1, whole genome shotgun sequence genome:
- the MSANTD3 gene encoding myb/SANT-like DNA-binding domain-containing protein 3 isoform X2 yields the protein MQNEIIKPAKYFSEVEKSVLLALVEKYKYVLECKKSDARTIALKQRTWQALAHEYNSQPSVSLRDFKQLKKCWENIKARTKKIMAHERREKSPPEEDSEYQPDASSQESFVVSNRELCDEEKELVHFPVCEGTSQPEPSCSDVRIAADKNYRSKASQESALKKMHEEEHHQQMSILQLQLIQMNEVHVAKIQQIERECEMAEEEHRIKMEVLNKKKMYWERKLQTITKEWPVSSFNRPFPNSP from the exons ATGCAAAACGAAATAATAAAGCCTGCTAAATACTTCTCAGAAGTGGAGAAGAGTGTGCTGCTTGCATTAGTTGAAAAATACAAATACGTGCTTGAATGTAAAAAAAGTGATGCAAGAACTATTGCTTTGAAACAACGTACCTGGCAAGCCCTAGCTCATGAATATAATTCACAGCCCAGTGTATCGCTGCGAGACTTCAAACAGTTAAAGAAATGCTGGGAAAATATCAAGGCACGGACAAAAAAGATAATGGCACATGAAAGGCGGGAGAAG AGCCCACCAGAAGAAGATTCTGAATATCAGCCTGATGCTTCTAGTCAAG AGTCATTTGTTGTCTCAAATAGAGAACTTTGTGATGAAGAGAAAGAGCTGGTACATTTCCCAGTATGTGAAGGTACCTCCCAACCTGAGCCTTCGTGTTCTGATGTCAGAATAGCAGCAGATAAGAACTACAGAAGTAAAGCATCTCAGGAAAGTGCTCTGAAAAAGATGCATGAGGAAGAACATCATCAGCAAATGTCAATTTTGCAACTGCAGTTAATACAAATGAATGAAGTTCATGTggcaaaaatacagcaaatagAAAGAGAGTGTGAGATGGCTGAAGAAGAACACAGGATAAAAATGGAAGtcctaaataaaaagaaaatgtattgggAGAGAAAACTGCAGACCATCACAAAAGAATGGCCTGTATCATCCTTTAACAGACCCTTTCCTAATTCACCTTAG
- the MSANTD3 gene encoding myb/SANT-like DNA-binding domain-containing protein 3 isoform X1, which produces MQNEIIKPAKYFSEVEKSVLLALVEKYKYVLECKKSDARTIALKQRTWQALAHEYNSQPSVSLRDFKQLKKCWENIKARTKKIMAHERREKVKRSISPLINTHIIGKEKIASIMPEQMYFLQSPPEEDSEYQPDASSQESFVVSNRELCDEEKELVHFPVCEGTSQPEPSCSDVRIAADKNYRSKASQESALKKMHEEEHHQQMSILQLQLIQMNEVHVAKIQQIERECEMAEEEHRIKMEVLNKKKMYWERKLQTITKEWPVSSFNRPFPNSP; this is translated from the exons ATGCAAAACGAAATAATAAAGCCTGCTAAATACTTCTCAGAAGTGGAGAAGAGTGTGCTGCTTGCATTAGTTGAAAAATACAAATACGTGCTTGAATGTAAAAAAAGTGATGCAAGAACTATTGCTTTGAAACAACGTACCTGGCAAGCCCTAGCTCATGAATATAATTCACAGCCCAGTGTATCGCTGCGAGACTTCAAACAGTTAAAGAAATGCTGGGAAAATATCAAGGCACGGACAAAAAAGATAATGGCACATGAAAGGCGGGAGAAGGTAAAAAGAAGTATTAGTCCACTTATAAATACTCACATCATAGGGAAAGAGAAGATTGCCAGCATAATGCCTGAGCAAATGTACTTTTTGCAGAGCCCACCAGAAGAAGATTCTGAATATCAGCCTGATGCTTCTAGTCAAG AGTCATTTGTTGTCTCAAATAGAGAACTTTGTGATGAAGAGAAAGAGCTGGTACATTTCCCAGTATGTGAAGGTACCTCCCAACCTGAGCCTTCGTGTTCTGATGTCAGAATAGCAGCAGATAAGAACTACAGAAGTAAAGCATCTCAGGAAAGTGCTCTGAAAAAGATGCATGAGGAAGAACATCATCAGCAAATGTCAATTTTGCAACTGCAGTTAATACAAATGAATGAAGTTCATGTggcaaaaatacagcaaatagAAAGAGAGTGTGAGATGGCTGAAGAAGAACACAGGATAAAAATGGAAGtcctaaataaaaagaaaatgtattgggAGAGAAAACTGCAGACCATCACAAAAGAATGGCCTGTATCATCCTTTAACAGACCCTTTCCTAATTCACCTTAG